The following coding sequences lie in one Nocardioides sambongensis genomic window:
- a CDS encoding McrB family protein — translation MFESLVAGVRTLSADDLGIGVEAKAQTTHASSAPDAPEVPADHPRVVEIMRLAKIFGGVILSGPPGTSKSFYAAAAADHMTDRDTERYRFVQFHASYQYEDFMLGFAPTTTGFTLKPGPFLELVERGKDRPDDELHVLVIDELSRADVGRVFGEALTYVERTKRKLPFRIANGQEIFVPTNFVIIATMNPFDRGVDEVDAAFQRRFAKVTMDPEQDVLEAILLQNDMDEALRRRLLAWFGRINGYAQNNPAAAVGHAYFSAASDEESLQDVWDYQLKYLVERAFRRDENRRADLETAWRHVLEGPARRQPAEPVEDESDEASAAAGETDTQ, via the coding sequence ATGTTTGAGTCGTTGGTGGCCGGCGTGCGCACTCTGTCCGCTGACGATCTGGGCATCGGTGTGGAAGCGAAGGCGCAGACAACTCATGCTTCATCCGCGCCAGACGCCCCCGAGGTGCCAGCCGACCACCCGCGCGTGGTCGAGATCATGCGCCTCGCGAAGATCTTTGGCGGCGTGATCCTCTCCGGCCCGCCTGGCACGTCGAAGTCCTTCTACGCGGCTGCGGCCGCGGACCACATGACTGACCGCGATACGGAGCGGTACCGGTTCGTGCAGTTCCACGCGAGCTACCAGTACGAGGACTTCATGCTGGGCTTCGCTCCGACGACTACGGGGTTCACTCTCAAGCCAGGTCCGTTCCTCGAACTAGTCGAAAGAGGCAAAGACCGTCCTGACGATGAGCTGCATGTCCTCGTCATCGACGAGCTTTCGCGCGCAGACGTCGGCCGGGTCTTCGGCGAAGCTCTCACCTACGTAGAGCGCACCAAGCGCAAGCTGCCGTTCCGCATTGCCAACGGCCAAGAGATCTTCGTGCCGACTAACTTCGTCATCATCGCCACGATGAACCCCTTCGACCGAGGCGTCGATGAGGTTGACGCTGCCTTCCAGCGGCGCTTCGCCAAGGTCACGATGGACCCTGAGCAAGACGTACTCGAAGCGATACTCCTGCAGAACGACATGGACGAAGCGCTGCGCCGCCGGCTGCTCGCCTGGTTTGGACGCATCAACGGTTACGCGCAGAACAACCCCGCCGCCGCGGTGGGACACGCCTACTTCTCGGCTGCGAGCGACGAGGAGTCTTTGCAAGATGTGTGGGACTACCAGCTCAAGTACCTGGTCGAGCGAGCCTTCCGCCGCGACGAGAACAGGAGGGCAGATCTCGAAACGGCGTGGCGTCACGTGCTGGAGGGACCAGCGCGGCGTCAGCCTGCCGAGCCCGTCGAGGATGAGAGCGACGAAGCTTCGGCGGCCGCGGGCGAGACTGACACGCAGTGA
- a CDS encoding recombinase family protein yields the protein MSNTHGQTVTYLRVSSDTQQLDRQDELREHADRVFEEYASAATRQRPVLTELIAYVRDGDTVRVWSMDRLARSLTDLLALVKELNGKGVTVSFTKERLDFVPHHDDPMSTLLLHVMGAVAEFERSVIRQRQAEGIAKAKQQGKYTGRQPVLAAAQVDEAKARLALGLSKAQVARELGVSRSTLHRALDGTLVLRGSTVGPSRRDHERP from the coding sequence ATGAGCAACACCCACGGCCAGACAGTCACCTATCTGCGAGTCAGCAGCGACACCCAGCAACTCGACCGCCAGGACGAGCTTCGCGAGCACGCCGATCGCGTCTTCGAGGAGTACGCGAGCGCTGCGACACGTCAGCGGCCAGTGCTCACCGAACTCATCGCCTACGTACGCGACGGCGACACCGTGCGCGTGTGGAGCATGGACCGTTTGGCGCGCTCGCTCACCGACCTGCTGGCGCTCGTCAAGGAACTGAACGGCAAGGGCGTCACCGTCAGCTTCACGAAGGAACGACTCGACTTCGTGCCGCATCACGACGACCCGATGAGCACGCTCCTGCTGCACGTCATGGGCGCGGTTGCGGAGTTCGAGCGCAGCGTCATCCGGCAGCGACAGGCTGAGGGTATCGCGAAGGCGAAGCAGCAAGGCAAGTACACAGGACGACAGCCCGTACTCGCTGCCGCTCAGGTAGATGAAGCGAAGGCTCGACTGGCTCTCGGCTTGTCGAAGGCTCAAGTCGCTCGGGAGCTGGGCGTCTCGCGGTCGACGCTGCACCGAGCGCTCGACGGCACTCTCGTCCTTCGGGGCTCAACGGTGGGACCATCCAGACGTGACCACGAAAGGCCGTAG
- a CDS encoding Pycsar system effector family protein — protein MIDDAWRLLNATNEWVRFADAKAGGALAGAGVLAGALASAGLSDKYQSAPCGAVVFGVLSGVAALIAAGLALYALIPTLRVGEPVSLLYFEHVARRYKGDADSHADAVKELLSDDERYFREVAAQVWANSVVARGKFLASGWALAVLAFGVLFAGAAALITVL, from the coding sequence GTGATTGACGATGCCTGGCGTCTGCTGAACGCCACCAACGAGTGGGTGCGCTTCGCCGACGCCAAAGCGGGAGGCGCGTTGGCGGGCGCAGGCGTCCTCGCCGGTGCACTTGCCTCTGCTGGCCTCAGCGACAAGTACCAGTCCGCGCCCTGCGGCGCAGTCGTGTTCGGCGTGCTGTCTGGCGTCGCGGCACTCATCGCTGCCGGACTCGCGCTCTACGCACTGATACCCACGCTGCGTGTCGGCGAGCCGGTCTCGTTGCTTTACTTCGAGCACGTGGCCCGTCGATACAAGGGCGATGCCGACAGCCACGCGGATGCCGTCAAGGAGTTGCTGAGCGACGACGAGAGGTACTTTCGCGAGGTGGCGGCTCAGGTGTGGGCCAACAGCGTCGTCGCCCGCGGCAAGTTTCTTGCCAGTGGTTGGGCACTGGCCGTGCTCGCCTTCGGCGTGTTGTTCGCGGGTGCCGCCGCACTCATCACGGTCCTGTAG
- a CDS encoding adenylate/guanylate cyclase domain-containing protein, translating into MALKDELGTYVQKVLDDQWTRRKGQKVPDPDDLPLSNVAVELDATVLYADLAASTKMTKGYKDWFAAEVYKNYLYCASKIIRARGGSITAYDGDRVMGVFIGDRKNSEAAKCALQINWACREIVQAKLEKKYDTDFELKQRVGIDTSQLFVARTGIRGSNDLVWVGNASNNAAKMAALPTAYPSYITVDVYERLADWAKIGSDGRNMWTDLGTRDLGYKIYGSTWWCSL; encoded by the coding sequence ATGGCACTCAAGGACGAGCTCGGGACCTATGTGCAGAAGGTGCTCGATGATCAGTGGACGAGGCGCAAAGGTCAGAAGGTCCCCGACCCCGACGACCTGCCACTGAGCAATGTCGCGGTCGAGCTTGACGCCACCGTGCTCTACGCCGACCTCGCGGCAAGCACGAAGATGACTAAGGGCTATAAGGACTGGTTCGCGGCCGAGGTCTACAAGAATTACCTCTACTGCGCGTCGAAGATCATCCGCGCTCGGGGAGGCAGCATCACCGCCTACGACGGCGACCGCGTGATGGGCGTGTTCATCGGTGATCGCAAGAACTCTGAGGCCGCGAAGTGCGCTCTTCAGATCAACTGGGCCTGTCGGGAGATCGTGCAAGCCAAGCTTGAAAAGAAGTACGACACGGACTTCGAGTTGAAACAGCGCGTCGGCATCGACACGTCGCAGTTGTTCGTCGCCCGCACCGGCATCCGTGGCAGCAACGACCTCGTGTGGGTCGGCAATGCGAGCAACAACGCCGCGAAGATGGCGGCGTTGCCCACGGCATACCCGTCGTACATCACAGTTGACGTCTACGAACGGCTTGCTGATTGGGCCAAGATCGGGAGCGACGGTCGCAACATGTGGACCGACCTCGGCACGCGAGACCTCGGCTACAAGATCTACGGCTCGACGTGGTGGTGCAGTCTCTAG